The Dendropsophus ebraccatus isolate aDenEbr1 chromosome 10, aDenEbr1.pat, whole genome shotgun sequence genome has a segment encoding these proteins:
- the LOC138766372 gene encoding cylicin-2-like has protein sequence MATPTVTSPKCGVYGGLRKSDEEEQEQVREGKREKGRARENKRKGGQEKTREREGKSQRKREKGRARARGSGRKGGQEPEEAGERESKRKREKGRARARGSGRKGGQEPEEAEEREGKSQRKREKGRARGSGSGRKGGQEEAEAGEREGKRKRKKGRARGSGRKGGQEEAEEREGKRKREKGRARARGSGRKGGQEEAREREGKRKREKGRARGSGRKGGQEEAEEREGKRKREKGRARARGSGRKGGQEEAEEREGKRKREKGRARARGSGRKGGQEEAREREGKRKREKGRARGSETKGGQEEARQREGKRKQEKGRARAGGSERKGGQEEAGEMEGKRKREKGRARGSGRKGRQEEAGEREGKRKREKGKARGSGRKGRQEEAGERESKRIWEKERARGSGRKRGQEEAGEREGKRKREKERARGSGRKRGQEEAGEREGKRKREKERARGSGRKRGQEEAGEREGKSQRKQGRARARGSERKGGQEEAREREGKRKREKGRARGSERKGGQEEAREREGKRKREKGRARGSERKGGQEEAGEREGKRNREKGKARGSGRRGSGRKGRQEEAGEREGKSKQERVRARAGQRTRERAKKGKKASKSKKQVIHATKNQQMNKQKMPPTGHGFRRAAGCKQQLESNSLDNTHSMMVVVVVQQLENNVMLRLSELDESCSVTIAEGNHLGNVSL, from the exons ATGGCCACACCCACAGTGACATCACCTAAGTGCGGAG TGTATGGAGGGCTGAGAAAAAGTGATGAGGAGGAGCAAGAGCAAGTGAGAGAAGGCAAGCGGGAGAAAGGGAGGGCAAGAGAAAACAAGAGAAAGGGAGGGCAAGAGAAAACAAGAGAAAGGGAGGGCAAGAGCCAGAGGAAGCGGGAGAAAGGGAGGGCAAGAGCCAGAGGAAGCGGGAGAAAAGGAGGGCAAGAGCCAGAGGAAGCGGGAGAAAGGGAGAGCAAGAGGAAGCGGGAGAAAGGGAGGGCAAGAGCCAGAGGAAGCGGAAGAAAGGGAGGGCAAGAGCCAGAGGAAGCGGAAGAAAGGGAGGGCAAGAGCCAGAGGAAGCGGGAGAAAGGGAGGGCAAGAGGAAGCGGAAGCGGGAGAAAGGGAGGGCAAGAGGAAGCGGAAGCGGGAGAAAGGGAGGGCAAGAGGAAGCGGAAGAAAGGGAGGGCAAGAGGAAGCGGGAGAAAGGGAGGGCAAGAGGAAGCGGAAGAAAGGGAGGGCAAGAGGAAGCGGGAGAAAGGGAGGGCAAGAGCCAGAGGAAGCGGGAGAAAGGGAGGGCAAGAGGAAGCGAGAGAAAGGGAGGGCAAGAGGAAGCGAGAGAAAGGGAGGGCAAGAGGAAGCGGGAGAAAGGGAGGGCAAGAGGAAGCGGAAGAAAGGGAGGGCAAGAGGAAGCGGGAGAAAGGGAGGGCAAGAGCCAGAGGAAGCGGGAGAAAGGGAGGGCAAGAGGAAGCGGAAGAAAGGGAGGGCAAGAGGAAGCGGGAGAAAGGGAGGGCAAGAGCCAGAGGAAGCGGGAGAAAGGGAGGGCAAGAGGAAGCGAGAGAAAGGGAGGGCAAGAGGAAGCGGGAGAAAGGGAGGGCAAGAGGAAGCGAGACAAAGGGAGGGCAAGAGGAAGCGAGACAAAGGGAGGGCAAGAGGAAGCAGGAGAAAGGGAGGGCAAGAGCTGGAGGAAGCGAGAGAAAGGGAGGGCAAGAGGAAGCGGGAGAAATGGAGGGCAAGAGGAAGCGGGAGAAAGGGAGGGCAAGAGGAAGCGGGAGAAAGGGAAGGCAAGAGGAAGCGGGAGAAAGGGAGGGCAAGAGGAAGCGGGAGAAAGGGAAGGCAAGAGGAAGCGGGAGAAAGGGAAGGCAAGAGGAAGCGGGAGAAAGGGAGAGCAAGAGGATTTGGGAGAAAGAGAGGGCAAGAGGAAGCGGGAGAAAGAGAGGGCAAGAGGAAGCGGGAGAAAGAGAGGGCAAGAGGAAGCGGGAGAAAGAGAGGGCAAGAGGAAGCGGGAGAAAGAGAGGGCAAGAGGAAGCGGGAGAAAGAGAGGGCAAGAGGAAGCGGGAGAAAGAGAGGGCAAGAGGAAGCGGGAGAAAGAGAGGGCAAGAGGAAGCGGGAGAAAGGGAGGGCAAGAGCCAGAGGAAGCAAGGGAGGGCAAGAGCCAGAGGAAGCGAGAGAAAGGGAGGGCAAGAGGAAGCGAGAGAAAGGGAGGGCAAGAGGAAGCGAGAGAAAGGGAGGGCAAGAGGAAGCGAGAGAAAGGGAGGGCAAGAGGAAGCGAGAGAAAGGGAGGGCAAGAGGAAGAGAGAAAAAGGGAGGGCAAGAGGAAGCGAGAGAAAGGGAGGGCAAGAGGAAGCGGGAGAAAGGGAAGGCAAGAGGAACCGGGAGAAAGGGAAGGCAAGAGGAAGCGGGAGAAGAGGAAGCGGGAGAAAGGGAAGGCAAGAGGAAGCGGGAGAAAGGGAAGGCAAGAGTAAGCAAGAAAGAGTGAGGGCAAGAGCAGGTCAGAGAACGAGAGAGAGGGCAAAAAAAGGCAAGAAAGCAAGCAAGAGCAAGAAGCAA GTCATTCATGCCACGAAAAACCAGCAGATGAACAAGCAAAAAATGCCACCTACGGGGCACGGCTTCCGGCGAGCAGCTGGTTGTAAACAA